Proteins encoded by one window of Dryocola sp. LX212:
- the flhD gene encoding flagellar transcriptional regulator FlhD, producing the protein MHTSELLKHIYDINLSYLLLAQRLISQDKASAMFRLGITEDMATTMRELTLPQMVKLAETNQLICQFRFNDNQTINRLTQDSRVDDLQQIHTGILLSTRLLNEVSASDEAPKKKRA; encoded by the coding sequence ATGCATACATCCGAGTTACTGAAACATATCTACGACATTAATTTGTCCTATTTATTGCTCGCACAACGCCTTATTAGTCAGGATAAAGCATCGGCCATGTTCCGCCTGGGTATCACCGAGGATATGGCTACTACCATGCGCGAATTAACGCTGCCGCAGATGGTTAAATTAGCAGAGACCAACCAGCTGATTTGTCAGTTCCGGTTTAATGACAACCAGACTATTAATCGCTTAACGCAGGACTCGCGTGTGGATGATTTACAGCAAATTCATACGGGTATTTTGTTATCCACCCGCTTATTAAATGAGGTGTCAGCCAGCGACGAGGCACCGAAGAAAAAAAGGGCATAA
- a CDS encoding cupin, with protein MATELETLALNQPSGGVPNSALPLLLYHHVSHDAQLAEAFESLFASNGWPPRWRYTVFTYTHFHSNNHEVLGVFAGSARIQFGGESGPIVEISRGDAVLIPAGVGHKQIDASEDFMCVGAYPEGCSPDKYLDQQEVPAEVRDHMAKVAMPACDPVTGTRGGIQEFWG; from the coding sequence ATGGCGACCGAACTGGAAACACTGGCCCTGAACCAGCCCAGCGGCGGCGTGCCCAACAGCGCGCTACCGCTTCTGCTTTATCACCATGTCTCCCACGACGCGCAGCTGGCCGAGGCTTTTGAAAGCCTGTTCGCCAGCAACGGCTGGCCGCCGCGCTGGCGCTATACCGTTTTTACCTACACCCATTTCCACTCTAACAACCATGAAGTGCTGGGCGTGTTCGCCGGCAGCGCCAGAATTCAGTTTGGCGGGGAATCTGGCCCCATCGTGGAGATCAGCCGGGGAGACGCGGTGCTGATCCCGGCGGGAGTAGGGCACAAGCAAATAGATGCATCCGAAGATTTTATGTGCGTGGGGGCCTACCCGGAAGGCTGCTCGCCAGACAAGTATCTAGACCAGCAAGAGGTGCCCGCCGAAGTACGAGACCATATGGCAAAGGTCGCCATGCCCGCCTGCGACCCGGTAACGGGGACGAGAGGGGGAATACAGGAGTTTTGGGGGTGA
- the uspC gene encoding universal stress protein UspC — translation MSYNHVLVAVAVTPESHQLVQKAVSIVSPVSGRITLITLASDPEIYNQFAAPMMENMRELMLEETQLFLKELEDKAGYPIANTVIATGELSEHILALCDKHDVDLVICGNHNQTFLSKVICSAKAVVSSSKVDVLLVPLI, via the coding sequence ATGAGCTACAACCACGTGCTGGTCGCCGTCGCGGTAACGCCTGAAAGCCATCAGCTGGTTCAGAAGGCCGTCTCGATTGTTTCTCCCGTCAGCGGGCGTATTACCCTGATAACCCTGGCCTCCGATCCTGAAATCTATAATCAGTTTGCCGCGCCGATGATGGAGAATATGCGCGAGTTAATGCTCGAAGAGACGCAGCTTTTTTTAAAGGAGCTGGAGGATAAGGCGGGCTATCCCATCGCCAATACGGTTATCGCCACGGGGGAATTAAGCGAGCATATTCTGGCGCTGTGCGACAAGCATGACGTGGATTTAGTGATCTGCGGAAACCACAATCAGACCTTTTTAAGCAAAGTGATTTGTTCTGCAAAAGCGGTAGTTTCGTCGAGTAAAGTAGATGTGCTGCTGGTGCCGCTGATATAG
- the otsB gene encoding trehalose-phosphatase codes for MAEVVSVPPLVSGNLAFFFDLDGTLAEIKPHPDQVYIPAAVRTLLQKMSVMSDGALALISGRSMAELDKLATPFHFPLAGVHGAERRDINDKTHVVTLPAPLVKTLQTELSATLAQLPGTELESKGMAFALHYRQAPEAEEAIFMLAKTMTARYPELALQPGKCVVELKPLGINKGAAIRAFMQESPFKGRTPVFIGDDLTDEAGFKQVNAMGGLTIKVGAGDTVAHHRLANVRMVYHWLGKLTHHIEQQQKTETLRGEDYESLSGSL; via the coding sequence GTGGCTGAAGTCGTATCCGTACCGCCCTTAGTTTCAGGTAATCTTGCCTTTTTCTTTGACCTCGATGGCACTCTTGCAGAAATCAAACCGCACCCGGATCAGGTTTATATTCCTGCCGCCGTGCGCACGCTGTTGCAAAAAATGTCCGTTATGAGTGATGGGGCACTGGCGTTGATTTCAGGGCGTTCCATGGCGGAGCTGGACAAACTCGCCACGCCATTCCATTTCCCCCTTGCGGGGGTGCATGGGGCGGAGCGCCGTGACATCAATGATAAAACCCATGTTGTTACCCTGCCTGCTCCGCTGGTGAAAACCCTGCAGACTGAGCTTTCTGCTACCCTGGCGCAGCTGCCGGGGACCGAGCTTGAGTCAAAGGGCATGGCGTTTGCGCTGCACTACCGTCAGGCGCCGGAGGCCGAAGAGGCTATCTTCATGCTGGCGAAAACCATGACTGCCCGCTATCCGGAGCTGGCATTACAGCCCGGCAAGTGCGTCGTGGAGCTTAAGCCGCTGGGGATCAACAAGGGGGCTGCCATTCGCGCCTTTATGCAGGAATCACCGTTTAAAGGCCGTACGCCCGTCTTTATCGGCGACGACCTCACTGATGAAGCCGGATTTAAACAGGTCAACGCCATGGGCGGCCTGACCATCAAAGTAGGCGCCGGCGACACCGTGGCGCACCATCGTCTGGCTAACGTCAGGATGGTGTATCACTGGCTGGGCAAACTGACACATCACATAGAACAACAACAAAAGACAGAAACTTTAAGGGGAGAAGATTATGAGTCGCTTAGTGGTAGTCTCTAA
- a CDS encoding DJ-1/PfpI family protein — MKNVAVLLAPGFEEGEAIVTIDILRRLNIGVTTISCVDTRAVTSYHNIPMVADATLSESFDTTFDAVVLPGGPDGSMNLAKNASVLGFVRRHDELGKFICPICSAAARVLGGNGLLKGRRYVCSGDLWQQVTDGVYVDADVVEDGNLISGRGLGKVFDFALTVAARLEGSEAAARDHAEHIYYSW; from the coding sequence ATGAAAAACGTTGCAGTATTGCTGGCCCCCGGCTTCGAAGAAGGGGAAGCCATTGTCACCATTGATATTTTACGCCGTCTGAACATCGGCGTGACGACGATATCCTGTGTCGATACCCGTGCGGTAACCAGCTATCACAACATCCCGATGGTGGCGGATGCGACCCTGAGCGAAAGCTTCGACACGACGTTCGATGCGGTCGTGCTGCCCGGCGGGCCGGACGGCAGCATGAACCTGGCCAAAAACGCCAGCGTTCTCGGGTTTGTGCGCCGTCACGACGAGCTGGGTAAATTCATCTGCCCAATCTGTTCCGCTGCCGCCCGCGTGCTGGGCGGGAACGGCCTGCTGAAGGGCCGCCGCTACGTCTGCTCCGGAGATTTATGGCAGCAGGTCACGGACGGCGTTTACGTGGATGCGGACGTGGTGGAAGACGGCAATCTCATCAGCGGCAGGGGATTAGGCAAGGTGTTTGATTTTGCTCTGACGGTGGCGGCACGCCTTGAAGGAAGTGAGGCTGCGGCACGGGATCACGCGGAGCACATCTACTATTCCTGGTAA
- a CDS encoding glycoside hydrolase family 88 protein: protein MTKTVITEALRPVELHQVDRLRLRQKLDDALACVTRKLDKNIVAFGDKFPGEACENGVWPRSENVEWTTSFWTGQLWLAWEMTGNQKYRDAAERYLPSYANRIEKRIDTATHDLGFLYSLSCVSAWRLTGNEAARRSALLAAETLMERFNPVAKIIQAWGDLNDPEQQGRMIIDCNMNLPLLYWATEQTGDQRYAQAATAHAEQAAKYIVREDSSTYHTFYMDVKTGEPRFGNTHQGYSDTSCWSRGQAWGIYGFLLSYQHTGDQSMVELSRSLAHYFINRLPEDDVCHWDLALLGTDAIRDSSACAIAACGLLELVKALPTLDEHRAHYEEMALRIVQSLTDNYLAGDDEPTEGLLKHSVYHMASGKGVDQCCSWGDYFYLEALARLRQIWYPYW from the coding sequence ATGACCAAGACTGTGATCACCGAAGCCCTGCGCCCCGTGGAATTGCACCAGGTGGACAGGCTTCGCCTCCGCCAGAAGCTGGATGATGCGCTTGCCTGCGTGACGCGCAAGCTGGATAAGAACATCGTCGCCTTTGGCGACAAATTCCCGGGCGAAGCGTGCGAAAACGGCGTCTGGCCACGCTCTGAAAACGTGGAGTGGACGACGAGCTTCTGGACGGGCCAACTGTGGCTGGCGTGGGAGATGACCGGCAATCAAAAATACCGTGACGCTGCCGAACGCTATCTGCCTTCGTATGCCAACCGCATCGAAAAACGTATTGATACGGCGACCCACGACCTGGGCTTCCTCTATTCGCTCTCTTGCGTCAGCGCATGGCGCTTAACAGGCAATGAAGCGGCCCGCCGGTCGGCGCTGCTGGCCGCCGAAACGCTGATGGAGCGCTTTAACCCGGTGGCGAAAATCATTCAGGCGTGGGGGGATTTGAACGATCCGGAGCAGCAGGGGCGGATGATCATCGACTGCAACATGAACCTGCCGCTGCTCTACTGGGCGACGGAACAAACCGGCGACCAGCGCTATGCGCAGGCGGCGACGGCCCACGCTGAACAGGCGGCGAAGTATATCGTTCGCGAGGATTCATCGACCTATCACACCTTCTATATGGACGTGAAAACCGGCGAGCCGCGCTTTGGCAATACCCACCAGGGCTACAGCGACACCTCCTGCTGGTCGCGCGGCCAGGCGTGGGGCATCTACGGCTTCCTGCTCAGCTACCAGCACACCGGCGACCAAAGTATGGTGGAGCTTTCACGGAGTCTGGCGCACTACTTCATCAACCGTCTGCCGGAAGATGATGTCTGCCACTGGGACCTGGCCCTGCTCGGCACGGACGCGATACGAGACAGCTCTGCCTGCGCCATTGCTGCCTGCGGCCTGCTGGAGCTGGTTAAAGCGCTGCCGACGCTGGACGAGCATCGCGCCCACTATGAAGAGATGGCGCTGCGCATCGTCCAGTCGCTGACCGATAACTACCTGGCTGGCGACGATGAGCCAACCGAAGGCCTGCTGAAGCACTCCGTTTACCACATGGCGAGCGGCAAGGGTGTGGATCAGTGCTGCAGCTGGGGCGACTATTTCTATCTGGAAGCGCTGGCCCGCCTGCGTCAGATCTGGTATCCCTACTGGTAA
- the otsA gene encoding alpha,alpha-trehalose-phosphate synthase yields MSRLVVVSNRIAPPDDKKAGAGGLAVGILGALKAAGGLWFGWSGEIGDPDAPLKKVKRGNITWASFNLCEEDYEQYYLQFSNAVLWPAFHYRLDLVDFQREAWEGYDRVNQLLAKKLKPLVEKDDILWIHDYHLLPFAAECRKQGLNNRIGFFLHIPFPTPEVFNALPPHEELIEALCDYDLLGFQTENDRLAFLDCVASVTRLDHDGKHQHQAFGKAFRTEVYPIGIEPEEIAQNAEGPLPPKLAQLKAELGEIKNIFSVERLDYSKGLPERFLAFEALLENYPQHHGKIRYTQIAPTSRGDVQAYQDIRHQLETEAGRINGKYGQLGWTPLYYLNQHFDRKLLMKVFRYAEVGLVTPLRDGMNLVAKEYVAAQDPANPGVLVLSKFAGAANELTSALIVNPYDRDDVAAALDRALTMPLAERISRHSEMMEVICKNDINHWQERFIEDLKQVTPGNDASRMQQKVATFPKLA; encoded by the coding sequence ATGAGTCGCTTAGTGGTAGTCTCTAATCGCATTGCACCACCGGATGACAAGAAGGCGGGAGCGGGCGGTCTTGCCGTCGGTATTCTTGGTGCGCTGAAGGCTGCGGGAGGATTATGGTTTGGCTGGAGCGGGGAGATCGGCGACCCGGATGCGCCGCTGAAAAAGGTGAAGCGCGGGAACATCACCTGGGCATCGTTCAACCTGTGCGAAGAAGATTACGAACAGTATTATCTGCAATTCTCAAACGCGGTGCTTTGGCCTGCGTTCCATTATCGTCTGGATCTGGTTGATTTCCAGCGAGAAGCCTGGGAGGGCTACGACCGGGTAAATCAGCTACTGGCGAAAAAACTTAAGCCGCTCGTCGAGAAGGACGACATCCTGTGGATCCACGATTACCACCTGCTGCCGTTTGCCGCCGAATGCCGTAAACAGGGGCTGAATAACCGGATTGGCTTCTTCCTGCACATTCCGTTCCCTACGCCGGAAGTGTTCAACGCGCTGCCGCCTCACGAAGAGCTTATCGAAGCGCTCTGCGACTATGATTTGCTCGGCTTCCAGACGGAAAATGACAGGCTGGCGTTCCTCGACTGCGTGGCGAGCGTGACGCGCCTTGACCACGACGGCAAGCATCAGCATCAGGCGTTTGGTAAGGCATTCCGCACTGAAGTTTACCCGATCGGTATCGAACCCGAGGAGATTGCGCAGAATGCTGAAGGGCCGCTGCCGCCGAAGCTTGCCCAGCTAAAAGCTGAGCTTGGAGAGATTAAAAACATCTTTTCCGTAGAGCGTCTGGATTATTCGAAAGGTTTACCAGAACGCTTCCTCGCCTTTGAGGCGCTGCTGGAGAACTACCCGCAGCACCACGGTAAAATCCGCTACACGCAGATCGCGCCGACGTCGCGCGGGGACGTGCAGGCCTATCAGGATATCCGCCACCAGCTGGAGACCGAGGCCGGGCGCATCAACGGTAAATACGGCCAGCTTGGCTGGACGCCGCTCTATTATCTTAACCAGCATTTTGACCGCAAATTGCTGATGAAGGTCTTCCGCTATGCGGAGGTCGGGCTGGTGACACCGCTGCGTGACGGCATGAACCTGGTGGCAAAAGAGTATGTTGCCGCCCAGGATCCGGCTAACCCCGGCGTACTGGTGCTGTCGAAATTCGCCGGTGCGGCTAATGAATTGACCTCGGCGCTGATTGTTAACCCGTATGACCGGGACGACGTGGCCGCCGCCCTCGACCGTGCGCTAACCATGCCGCTCGCGGAGCGTATTTCGCGCCACAGCGAGATGATGGAGGTGATTTGCAAAAATGATATAAATCACTGGCAGGAGAGGTTTATAGAGGATTTAAAGCAGGTAACGCCCGGCAATGATGCCTCCCGCATGCAGCAGAAAGTGGCGACCTTTCCGAAATTAGCGTAA
- the araH gene encoding L-arabinose ABC transporter permease AraH encodes MSTFTKSDGAAPGSARKSSFSLGRIWDHYGMLVVFAVLFIGCAIFVPNFSSFVNMKGLGLAISMSGMVACGMLFCLASGDFDLSVASVIACAGVTTAVVINMTESLWIGVAAGLLLGMLSGLVNGFVIARLKINALITTLATMQIVRGLAYIISDGKAVGIEDERFFTLGYANWLGLPAPIWLTVGCLIIFGFLLNKTTFGRNTLAIGGNEEAARLAGVPVVRTKIIIFVLSGLVSAAAGIILASRMTSGQPMTSIGYELIVISACVLGGVSLKGGIGKISYVVAGVLILGTVENAMNLLNISPFSQYVVRGMILLAAVIFDRYKQKAKRTV; translated from the coding sequence ATGTCTACATTTACTAAATCAGACGGCGCGGCCCCCGGCAGCGCCCGGAAATCATCGTTTAGCCTGGGCCGCATCTGGGATCATTACGGCATGCTGGTGGTCTTCGCCGTGCTGTTTATCGGCTGCGCGATTTTCGTTCCCAATTTCTCTTCGTTCGTCAATATGAAGGGGCTGGGGCTGGCGATTTCTATGTCCGGCATGGTGGCCTGCGGCATGCTGTTCTGCCTGGCCTCGGGGGATTTCGACCTGTCCGTCGCGTCGGTTATTGCCTGTGCGGGTGTCACTACCGCGGTGGTCATTAATATGACCGAAAGCCTGTGGATCGGCGTAGCGGCGGGGCTGCTGCTGGGCATGCTGAGCGGGCTGGTGAACGGCTTCGTGATTGCTCGCCTGAAAATCAACGCGCTGATCACCACGCTTGCCACCATGCAAATCGTGCGTGGCCTGGCCTATATCATCTCTGACGGTAAAGCGGTGGGTATCGAAGACGAGCGTTTCTTTACCCTCGGTTACGCCAACTGGTTAGGCCTGCCCGCGCCAATCTGGCTGACGGTGGGCTGCCTGATAATTTTCGGCTTCCTGCTTAATAAAACCACGTTCGGGCGCAATACCCTGGCGATTGGCGGCAACGAGGAGGCTGCGCGGCTGGCGGGGGTGCCGGTAGTGCGCACCAAGATTATTATCTTTGTGCTGTCCGGGCTGGTGTCGGCGGCGGCGGGGATTATTCTGGCCTCGCGCATGACCAGCGGTCAGCCGATGACCTCCATTGGCTACGAACTGATTGTTATCTCCGCCTGCGTGCTGGGCGGGGTGTCGCTCAAGGGCGGGATTGGCAAAATCTCCTACGTGGTCGCCGGGGTGCTTATCCTCGGAACGGTGGAAAATGCCATGAACCTGCTGAATATCTCTCCCTTCTCCCAGTACGTCGTGCGCGGTATGATTCTGCTGGCGGCGGTGATATTCGACCGTTACAAACAGAAAGCAAAACGCACCGTTTGA
- a CDS encoding oligosaccharide MFS transporter — protein sequence MTASSTVRTAQIKMSTFIFLYFFTWSSSFGLYALWLSQKVGLDSITIGSVFAINGVFAVILKPVYGYIMDKIGMSKWLLYFVCAVSALMAPFFVTVYQPLLLSHTTIGIVIGALYLSLGWYAGVAASESYADRFSRLYGLEFGRIRMWGSLGWAVAASVSGLLFNFTPLANFLVSSSTSVLMLLVLISLKIGDEQLRNNSVLSANKIVFADVLMLLRNRKFWMFSLYVAGVAWMMFIAEQQFPRYFVSFFATKEQGNAWYGYLSTVQSGMEFVMMMFIPLLVNHFGAKRGLLFCGCVVGARLIASGLTNDPIIISIIKPFYGVEIALLLISVFKYIAEHFDKRVNATMYLLGYQAMIYVGSIVVAPPAGYLYDKIGFEHTYLIMGCCALLFTLVSAFTLSRCQSTRDESRTFSPALDAAPVETSRH from the coding sequence ATGACCGCTTCATCCACCGTGCGCACCGCGCAGATCAAAATGAGCACTTTCATCTTTCTCTACTTCTTCACCTGGTCGTCAAGCTTTGGGCTTTACGCCCTGTGGCTCAGCCAGAAAGTAGGGTTAGACAGCATCACCATCGGCAGCGTATTCGCCATAAACGGCGTCTTTGCGGTGATCCTCAAACCGGTTTACGGCTACATCATGGACAAGATAGGCATGAGCAAATGGCTGCTCTATTTTGTCTGCGCCGTGTCAGCGCTAATGGCGCCGTTCTTCGTCACCGTCTATCAGCCGCTGCTGCTTAGCCACACCACGATTGGCATTGTCATCGGCGCGCTCTATTTAAGCCTGGGCTGGTATGCGGGCGTGGCGGCATCCGAATCTTACGCTGACCGCTTTAGCCGCCTGTACGGCCTGGAGTTTGGCCGCATCCGCATGTGGGGATCGCTCGGCTGGGCCGTCGCGGCCTCCGTCTCCGGGCTGCTGTTTAACTTCACGCCGCTGGCGAACTTCCTGGTCAGCAGCAGCACGTCAGTTCTGATGCTGCTGGTGCTCATCAGCCTGAAAATCGGTGACGAACAGCTGCGTAACAACAGCGTTCTGTCGGCGAACAAAATCGTTTTTGCCGACGTGCTGATGCTGCTGAGAAACCGCAAGTTCTGGATGTTCAGCCTCTATGTGGCGGGCGTGGCGTGGATGATGTTTATCGCCGAGCAGCAGTTCCCGCGCTACTTCGTCTCGTTCTTTGCCACCAAAGAGCAGGGCAACGCCTGGTACGGCTACCTGAGCACCGTGCAGTCCGGCATGGAGTTCGTGATGATGATGTTCATTCCGCTACTGGTTAACCATTTTGGCGCGAAGCGCGGCCTGCTGTTCTGCGGCTGTGTCGTTGGCGCAAGGCTGATTGCCTCCGGCCTGACCAACGACCCGATCATTATCTCGATCATTAAACCCTTCTACGGCGTGGAGATTGCGCTGCTGTTGATCTCCGTCTTTAAGTACATCGCCGAACACTTCGACAAAAGAGTTAATGCCACCATGTACCTGCTGGGCTACCAGGCGATGATCTACGTAGGTTCCATCGTGGTCGCGCCGCCTGCGGGCTACCTCTACGACAAAATCGGCTTCGAGCACACCTACCTGATCATGGGCTGCTGCGCGCTGCTGTTTACCCTGGTTTCCGCCTTTACGCTCTCGCGCTGCCAGTCAACGCGGGACGAATCGCGAACTTTTTCTCCGGCCCTAGACGCCGCCCCCGTTGAAACGTCCAGACATTAA
- the araG gene encoding L-arabinose ABC transporter ATP-binding protein AraG, which translates to MQHQTPYLSFRGIGKTFPGVKALQDISFDCYAGQVHALMGENGAGKSTLLKILSGNYAPTQGSIVLRGEEIAFNDTTAALNAGVAIIYQELHLVPEMSVAENIYLGQIPHRAGFVNRSLLNYEAGLQLEHLGLDIDPQTPLKYLSIGQWQMVEIAKALARNAKVIAFDEPTSSLSKREIDNLFRVIRELRAEGRVIIYVSHRMEEIFALSDAITVFKDGRYVRTFDDMQQVNHDSLVQAMVGRELGDIYGWQPREHGQERLRIEELKAPGVRTPVSLSVRSGEIVGLFGLVGAGRSELMKGLFGGTRITGGQVWIDGEAISISKPADAIRAGMMLCPEDRKADGIIPVHSVQDNINISARRRHISAGCLINNQWEHENAASHIRSLNIKTPSAEQLIMNLSGGNQQKAILGRWLSEEMKVILLDEPTRGIDVGAKHEIYNVIYALAAQGVAVLFASSDLPEVLGLADRVIVMREGEISGELLHGEASEQHALSLAMPKTSASAA; encoded by the coding sequence ATGCAACACCAGACACCGTATCTCTCATTTCGCGGTATCGGCAAAACTTTCCCCGGCGTTAAAGCTCTCCAGGATATCAGCTTCGACTGCTATGCCGGGCAGGTTCACGCGCTGATGGGGGAGAATGGCGCAGGAAAATCTACGCTGCTGAAAATCCTCAGCGGTAACTATGCTCCCACCCAGGGCAGCATTGTTTTACGGGGTGAAGAAATCGCCTTTAACGACACCACGGCGGCGCTAAACGCTGGCGTGGCGATTATCTACCAGGAGCTGCATCTGGTGCCGGAAATGTCGGTGGCCGAGAACATCTATCTCGGTCAGATCCCGCACCGGGCCGGGTTTGTGAACCGCTCGCTGTTAAACTATGAAGCGGGGCTTCAGCTTGAACATCTGGGGCTGGATATCGACCCGCAGACGCCGCTTAAGTATCTCTCAATCGGCCAGTGGCAGATGGTGGAAATTGCCAAGGCGCTGGCGCGCAACGCCAAGGTTATCGCCTTTGATGAGCCGACCAGCTCGCTGTCGAAGCGTGAAATCGACAACCTCTTTCGCGTGATTCGCGAGCTGCGCGCGGAAGGGCGCGTAATTATTTACGTCTCGCACCGCATGGAGGAGATTTTTGCCCTCAGCGATGCGATCACCGTCTTTAAAGATGGGCGCTACGTGCGCACCTTCGACGATATGCAGCAGGTGAACCACGATTCGCTGGTGCAGGCGATGGTCGGGCGCGAGCTGGGGGATATCTACGGCTGGCAGCCCCGGGAGCATGGCCAGGAGCGGCTGCGCATTGAGGAACTAAAAGCGCCGGGCGTCCGCACGCCAGTTTCTCTGAGCGTCCGCAGCGGTGAAATCGTCGGGCTGTTTGGCCTGGTCGGCGCCGGGCGCAGCGAATTAATGAAAGGGTTATTCGGCGGCACGCGTATCACTGGTGGGCAGGTCTGGATCGATGGAGAAGCTATAAGCATCAGCAAACCTGCGGATGCCATTCGCGCGGGCATGATGCTTTGTCCGGAAGATCGCAAGGCGGATGGCATCATCCCCGTTCATTCGGTACAGGACAACATTAACATTAGCGCACGGCGCAGGCACATTAGCGCGGGCTGCCTCATCAACAACCAGTGGGAACACGAAAATGCCGCTTCGCACATTCGCTCGCTAAATATCAAAACCCCGTCGGCGGAACAGCTGATCATGAACCTGTCCGGCGGCAACCAGCAGAAGGCGATACTTGGCCGCTGGCTGTCAGAAGAGATGAAAGTGATCCTGCTCGACGAGCCGACCCGCGGTATTGACGTCGGGGCAAAGCACGAAATTTACAACGTGATTTATGCCCTGGCGGCGCAGGGCGTGGCGGTGCTTTTTGCGTCGAGCGATTTACCCGAAGTGTTAGGCCTTGCGGATCGCGTCATCGTGATGCGTGAGGGAGAGATTTCTGGCGAGCTGTTGCACGGCGAGGCGAGCGAGCAGCATGCGCTCAGCCTGGCAATGCCAAAAACCAGCGCAAGCGCAGCATGA
- the flhC gene encoding flagellar transcriptional regulator FlhC, producing MSEKSIVQEVRDIQLAMELITLGARLQMLESETQLSRGRLIKLYKELRGSPPPKGMLPFSTDWFMTWEQNIHASMFCNIWQFLLRSGQCTGVDAVIKAYRLYLEQCPSQPEGPLLALTRAWTLVRFVESGMLQLSRCNCCDGNFITHAHQPVGSFACSLCQPPSRAVKRRKLSASTADIIPQLLDEQVEQAV from the coding sequence ATGAGCGAGAAAAGCATTGTTCAGGAAGTACGCGACATCCAGCTGGCGATGGAACTCATTACGTTGGGTGCCAGGCTGCAGATGCTTGAGAGCGAAACGCAGCTGAGCCGTGGCCGCCTGATAAAACTGTACAAAGAGCTGCGGGGCAGCCCGCCGCCAAAAGGCATGCTGCCTTTTTCCACAGACTGGTTTATGACCTGGGAGCAGAATATTCACGCCTCGATGTTCTGCAACATCTGGCAATTCCTGTTGCGCAGCGGCCAGTGCACCGGGGTAGATGCCGTGATTAAAGCCTATCGCCTGTATCTGGAACAATGCCCGTCTCAGCCCGAAGGTCCGCTGCTGGCACTGACTCGCGCCTGGACGCTGGTCAGATTTGTAGAAAGCGGCATGCTTCAGCTTAGCCGCTGTAACTGCTGCGACGGCAATTTTATCACCCATGCTCACCAGCCCGTCGGCAGCTTTGCCTGCAGTTTGTGCCAGCCGCCATCACGAGCGGTAAAAAGACGTAAACTTTCCGCCAGTACTGCCGATATTATTCCACAACTGCTGGATGAACAGGTAGAACAGGCCGTTTAA
- a CDS encoding arabinose ABC transporter substrate-binding protein — MHIFTKTLAAIGLAAVMSQSAWAETMKLGFLVKQPEEPWFQTEWKFADKAGKDLGFEVIKIAVPDGEKTLNAIDSLAASGAKGFVICTPDPKLGSAIVAKAKSYDMKVIAVDDQFVTAKGKPMETVPLVMMAATKIGERQGQELYKEMQKRGWDVKESAVMAITADELDTARRRTSGSMDALKAAGFPEKQIYKVPTKSNDIPGAFDAANSMLVQHPEVKHWLIVGMNDNTVLGGVRATEGQGFKAPDVIGVGINGVDAVSELSKAQPTGFYGSLLPSPDVHGYKSSEMLYNWVTKGAEPPKFTEVTDVVLITRENFKAELAKKGLGGK; from the coding sequence ATGCACATATTCACTAAAACGTTGGCGGCCATTGGCCTGGCGGCGGTTATGTCACAATCCGCCTGGGCCGAAACCATGAAGCTGGGCTTTCTGGTCAAGCAGCCGGAGGAGCCCTGGTTCCAGACGGAGTGGAAATTTGCCGATAAGGCCGGCAAAGACCTGGGTTTTGAGGTCATCAAAATTGCCGTCCCAGACGGTGAGAAAACGTTAAATGCCATCGATAGTCTGGCGGCGAGCGGCGCTAAAGGCTTTGTCATCTGTACCCCGGATCCAAAACTGGGTTCCGCCATCGTCGCGAAGGCGAAAAGCTACGACATGAAGGTTATTGCCGTAGATGACCAGTTTGTGACGGCGAAAGGCAAGCCGATGGAAACCGTGCCGCTGGTGATGATGGCCGCCACGAAAATAGGCGAGCGGCAGGGCCAGGAGCTTTATAAAGAGATGCAGAAACGCGGCTGGGACGTGAAAGAGTCAGCCGTGATGGCGATTACCGCCGACGAGCTGGACACCGCGCGCCGTCGTACCAGCGGTTCGATGGACGCCCTGAAGGCCGCAGGCTTCCCGGAAAAACAAATCTACAAGGTGCCGACCAAATCTAACGATATCCCCGGCGCGTTCGACGCCGCCAACTCCATGCTGGTTCAGCACCCTGAAGTGAAACACTGGCTGATTGTCGGCATGAACGACAACACCGTGCTGGGCGGCGTGCGCGCCACCGAAGGTCAGGGCTTCAAAGCGCCGGACGTGATTGGCGTGGGCATCAATGGCGTGGATGCGGTGAGCGAGCTGTCAAAAGCACAGCCGACCGGCTTCTACGGCTCCCTGTTACCAAGCCCGGATGTCCACGGCTATAAGAGCAGCGAAATGCTTTACAACTGGGTAACTAAAGGTGCCGAGCCGCCGAAGTTCACCGAAGTGACCGACGTGGTGCTGATCACCCGCGAAAACTTTAAGGCAGAGCTGGCGAAGAAAGGGCTGGGCGGCAAGTAA